GGAGATATAGCGCTGCAGGAAGCCCACATAGTGCATGCGCGAACGTACTGCCGGGGAAACATCGAAACCGGTCAGCGGATCGTAGAAATCCTCCGGCCCATAGACCCAGATCGAATCGTAGAACATCCCGATCTTGCGCAGCACGTCGCGCTTCGCCCATTCCGCCTTGAGAAGATGCGGCGCGTCCATGACCTCGCGCAGGCCGAGCACCAGGGTGGTCCCGTGCGTCTTGAGATAGGAGAGCGTGTCCTCGAGCTCGCCGCGCAGGCCAAGAGGCTCCTTGTCGACGATGAAGAGGTCGGGCTGGAAGGATTCCGCCGTGTGCCGGATGATCGACTCGCGCATTTCCAGCGTTTCATGCAGATCGGTGTGCCGGTCGATCGACGTATAGTCGCCGTTGTGGAGCTTGATGATCGAGGGGATCTTCACAAAGTCGACGCGTACGCGGTAATCGAATGCGCCGGCGATGGTCGAGCCCGAGATGATGAGGACGCTCAAGCCGCGGTAGTTCTCGACGAGTGAATGTGCAATCGTTCGGCACCGTCTCAGATGTCCTAGCCCGAACGTATCGTGGCTGTACATGAGAATGCGCGCGTGTTCCAGCCGCCGCATCTTCAGTCCCCTCTCGCTACACCAACTACGCTGGCCCCGAAACGGCGGACTATGCCACAGCCCAGGGGCGCGGCCAAACACTCCTTCTTAGCCGGTCGCCGTTTCATCTATTTGTACGGATCGGCCGCATCACGCAGTCCGTCTCCGAGGAAATTGAAGGCCAGAATGACGATGATCACCGGCAGGACCGGCAGCATGAGCCAGGGATAGAGCGCCACCACATTGATGTTGGTGGCTTCCTGGAGCAGCACCCCCCAGCTGGTGATGGGGGGCCGCAAGCCAAGCCCGAGGAAGCTCAATGCCGTTTCGCCCAGAATCATGCCGGGAATGGATATGGTGGCCGAGGCGATCAAATGCGACATGAATCCGGGGACCAGATGCCGGCCGATGATGCGGCTGCCCTTGGCGCCCATCAGCTGTGCCGCGAGGACGTAGTCTTCCTCGCGTAAAGCCAGCAATTTGGATCTCACCGCGCGTGCGAGCCCGGTCCAATCGAGAAGCCCGAGGATGAAGGTGATGCCGAAATAGACGAGCAGTGGCGACCAGGTGACCGGCATAATCGCGGCCAGTGCCATCCATAGCGGGATGCTGGGCAGCGATTGCAGGACTTCGATGATACGCTGCGTAATCAGATCGACGACGCCGCCCTTATAGCCGGCGATACCGCCGATGACAATGCCGAGGATGAAGCTCACCGCCACGCCGAGAAGGCCGATGGTGAGCGAGATGCGCGCGCCATAGATGATGCGCGAAAGCATGTCGCGTCCGAGCCGGTCGGTGCCGAGCAGGAAGAATTCGCCGTCCTTGGCCGGGCAGACGAGATGGAGGTTGCTCTCGACCAGCCCCCAGAATTTGTAAGTATCGCCGCGGCAGAAGAAGCGCAGCCTCTGAGGGTCATCCTTGTTGTCGGTATATTCGCGCCTCAGATTGTCCATGTTGAGCCGCATCGTGCGGCCATAGACGAAGGGTCCGATGAACTCCCCGTTATGGAACAGACGCACCCGCTGCGGCGGCGCGTAGATATTGTCCATATTGCGGGTGGCGAGATTATAGGGCGCCAGGAACTCCGCGATGATGATCATGCCGTAAAGGGCGGTGAGGATGATACCGGAGATCAGAGCGAGGCGGTGGCGCTTGAACTTCCACCACATCAGCCGCCATTGCGAGGCGAGGAAGACCTTCTTCTGCTGGTCGCTCATCGCCTCGCCATAGGCGGGATCGAAGGGCGCCTTGGAAACATAGTGCCGGAGCGGCTGGCCGGACGGCGGAAGCGGCGTCGCGTCGTTCATTTCGTGCTTCCACCCTGGAGCCGGATGCGCGGATCGAGCACGGCGAGCGCCAGATCCGAGATGAGAACGCCGATTACGGTGAGGAAGGCGAGGAACATCAGGAAGGAGCCGGCGAGATACATGTCCTGGCTCTTCAGCGCCCGGATCAGCAAGGGTCCGGTGGTTTCGAGCGACAGCACGATTGCGGTGATCTCGGCGCCCGAGATGATGGCCGGCAGGATCGAGCCGATATCGGCGATGAAGAAGTTGAGCGCCATACGCAACGGGTATTTGATCAGCGCCTTGAACGGATGCAGGCCCTTGGCGCGCGCCGTGACCACATACTGCTTCTGCAATTCATCGAGCAGATTGGCGCGCAGTCGCCGCACCATGCCGGCGGTGCCCGCCGTGCCGATGATGATCACCGGAATCCACAGATGTTCCAGGATCGACTTGAACTTGGCCCAGCTCATCGGCTCCGACATGAATTGCGGGTCCATGAGATGGCCGATCGACGTACCGAACCACACATTGGCCAGATACATGAAGACCAGCGCCATCATGAAGTTGGGCACCGCGATGCCGAGCAGCCCGAGGAAGGTCAGCCCGTAATCGCCCCAGCTATATTGGTGCGTCGCCGAATAAATGCCGATCGGGAAGGCGATGAGCCAGGTGAACAGGATGGTGATGAAGGACACCATGATGGTGAGCCACATCCGGTCGCCCACCACATCGGTGACCGGCATCTGATATTCGAAGGAATAGCCGAAATCGCCGGTGAGCATGCCGCCGACCCAGTGGAAGTAGCGGATGATCGGCGGCTTGTCGAAGCCATACTCCTTGCGCAATGCCTCGATCTCCTCGGCATTGACGCTCTCGCCCTGGGCCTGGAGCTCGGCGACATAGCTCTCGAAGTAATCGCCGGGCGGCAATTCGATGATGGTGAAGACCAGCGCTGATATGATCGCCAGCGTCGGCACCATCATGAAGATGCGCCAGATAATGTAGCGCGCCATCCTCAGGACCCTCCCTTCTCGTCGAACCAGAAGGTGTCCATGCCGTAGACGCCGAAATAAGCGGTCGGGTCGAAGCCGTAGATGGCCTTGTCCGGAACGTTGCGCAGTTTCGTCGAGGCGACGATCGGCTGCAGCGTCGAGTTCACGATGCCGATGGAGAAGACCTGGCTGGTATAGAGCGCCAGCATCTTATGCCAGATCTCGGCGCGCGCCGCGTGGTCGGCCGTTTGGCGCCACTGCTTGTAGAGGTCATAGAGTTCCCGGGCCTCCGGCAGATCCGCCTCGGTCCCCTTCTCACCGTTCGATTCGACGAAGATGCCCCATTGCGGCCATTGCAGCTGCTCGTGGCTGGTCGGCGCCAGCGCCTTGGGATTCATGTCGGCGGTCGGGATGCCGTTGTCCAAGCCCGACGCCATCGCCATCATGACCTTGCCGCCGATGATGCGGCTTCTCAGCACGTCGGTCTGCGAGGTGCGCACCAGGAGCTTGATGCCGATCTTGTCCCAATGATCGACGATGAGCTCGAGCACATCCGTCTCGACCGTGTCCTCGCCCGCCGTCTCGATGATGATCTCGGCGCGTCTGCCGTCGGGCAGGAAACGGATGCCGTCGCTGTCGCGTTTGTCGAGGCCCATCTCGTCGAGCAGCTTGTTGGCCGCGGCCGGATCGAAATCCGTATAGGCCTTGGCATATTCCTCGCGGAACAGCGGGCTCGCCGGGAGCACCGTATCGGCGCTGGGTTTCCCTAGGCCGAAGAACACCGCGAGATTGATCTCGCGCCGGTTGATCGCCAGCGACAGGGCCCGCCGGAAGCGCACATCCTGCAGGATCTTGCGCCAGGCCTCATCCTCGTAATTGAGATTGGGGTAGAGCGCGACGCGCGATCCGCGTCCGCTCTCCCACAGCTTTACATTGATCGGATGCGACTGCTCCGACTCCTTGAGGAAGGTATAGTCCGCGAAGCTGATGTTGCTGCCCTGCAGATCCGCTTCGCCGGCCCCGGTCTTGGCCGGGATCAGCGAGGAGGAGCTCACATTGAGGACGAACCGGTCGATATAGGGAAGCTGACGGCCTTCCGCGTCGACGCGGTGGAAATAAGGATTGCGCTCGAAGACGAACTGCTCGGCCGGCGGCTTGGTCGTGTTGCGCCAGGGATCGAGCGTCGGCAGATCGGGGTTTTCCGGACGGTATTGCCGCGCCTTGCCGATATGAAGGCCGGTCCACTTCTTCTCCTTGTTGGCCTTGATCAGCTCCTTGAGCTTGTCCTCGCTCTGGTATTTCTTGTGGAACTGCTTGAGGTAATGCGCCGGCATCACCATGCTGAGCGCCTGGGGCGCCGCGATCTGCGGCAGGAAGTCCGGATTGGGCGCGTCCCAGGTGTAGCGCACCGTCAGATCGTCGAGGATCTCGAATTTGGGCGGCTTGCCGTTCACCAGGAGGTAATTCGAGATGAGGCCTTTGGTGAGGTCCTCGTCGAGCTGCACGTCTTCCAGCGCATAGCGGAAATCTTCCGGCGTCAGCGGCTCGCCGTCCGACCATTTGTGGCCTGGACGCAGATGGAACGTGAAGATGCGCCCCTCCTCCACGTCGAAGGACTCGAGGACATCCGGCTTGAGCTGCAGCTTGTCGTCATAACGCAGCAGCCTTGTATAGCCGGAAACGGTCATCTGGCTGATATTGCGCTGGCCGCCGATGAGCGAGCGCACCTCGCCGCCATATTGGCCGGGCGACTTGCCGGGCTCGAGCTGCTCGATGAGCAGCGGCTTTGTCGGCAGGCGTTCCTCGACCGGCGGCAATTCGCCTTTGGCGACTTTCTCCTTGAGATAGTCGGGCTCGATATAGCCGGCATATGCGCCGGGCGTTCCGACAAGCAGCGCCAGGGTACAACAGAGAATGCGCAGGATCATGGCCTGAGCTCCCGGTTCTCGACGCCGTGTTGCGCCAGGATCCAATGGCCGCCGCCGAGATCGCGATGATCGAGGCCGTCGCCGCCGTCGCGGAAAGCCTTGCCCCAGGCACTGTCGTCGGAGGCACCGCCGAGCTTTAGCGTTTTGAAATCGAGCGGCCGGCCGAGATCGGGATAGGGCACGGCGGCAAGCAGGGCGCGTGTATAGGGATGCACCGGATTGCGGAACAGGGTCTCGCGCGGCGCCACCTCGACGATGCGGCCGCGGCACATCACCGCGATGCGGTCCGCCATGTAATCGACGACCGCCAGATTATGCGAGATGAAGAGATAGGTGAGGCCGAGTTCCTTCTGCAGGTCCTTGAGCAGGTTGAGGATCTGGGCCTGCACCGAGACGTCGAGGGCGGAGACCGGCTCGTCGCAGATGAGAAGATCGGGGCCGAGCGCCAGAGCGCGCGCGATGCCGATGCGCTGGCGCTGGCCGCCCGAGAAGCTGTGCGGATAGCGGCTGAGATAGCGCGGATCGAGACCGACCGCCTGCATCAGTCTTTCGACCGTCGCTCTGCGTTCGGATGCCGTACCGTAATTGTGGATCTCGAGCGGCTCGCTCAGGATGTTCTGCACCCTCATGCGCGGGCTGAGCGAGCTGAACGGATCCTGGAACACCATCTGGATGCGGCGCCTGATATCCTTGAGCTGGTCGCCCTCGGCCTTCAGCAAATCGACGGGCCCTTCGCCCGCATCGAAGGTGATCGAACCCTGATTGGGCGTGATCGCTCGCATGATAATCTTGCTGACGGTCGTCTTGCCGCAGCCCGATTCGCCCACCAGGCCGAAGCATTCACCTTGATTGATGTCGAAGCTGACATTGTCGACGGCACGGATTTCGTGCGCGTCGCCCTTGCCGAACCAGCCGGACTGGCGCGTCGCGAAGGATTTGGTCAAGTGCCGCACCGAGAGCAGCAGGCCGCCCTTCTTGCCGGAACGCTTTCCGTTGCCGCCCAGGAGGGCTCCGGCATTGACCGGCACGTCGCGCAGCGCTTTCAGCCTTTCGCCCGCCGTCATGTTGAAATGCGGAACCGCCGCCAGCAGCGCTTTGAGATAGGGATGCTGCGGATTCTCGAAAATATCGGTTACGGTGCCCGCTTCCATGATTTCGCCGCGGTAGATGACCACGACCTCGTCGGCGATATTGGCGACGATGCCGAGATCATGCGTGATGATCAGCACCGCCATGTTCAGCTTCTGCTGCAGTTCCTTGAGGAGTTGCAGGATCTGCGCCTGGATGGTGACGTCGAGCGCCGTTGTCGGCTCATCCGCGATGAGCAGTGCCGGCCGGCAGATGAGCGCCATGGCGATCATGGCGCGCTGGCGAAGCCCGCCCGACAATTCGAAGGGATACATGCCATAGGCGCGCTTGGGATCGGGAAAGCCGACCAGTCCCAGCATCTCCTCGGTGCGCTCGCGCACCTCCTTCTCCGTCGCCTGGAAATGGATGCGATAGGCCTCGCCGACCTGGTCGCCGATCGTGTGCAGCGGCGAGAGCGAGGTCATCGGCTCCTGGAAGATCATCGAAATGCGTCCGCCGCGTATATGTCGATACTGCTCGCTCTCGACATTGAGGCTGGCGAGATTGGTGTCCTTGCCCTTCTTGGGGTCGGAGAAGATGATCCGGCCCTGCTTGATGCGCCCGGGCCTGGGCAGGATGCCCATGATGGTCTGGGCGATGACTGACTTGCCGGACCCTGATTCGCCAACAAGCGCCGTCACCTTGCCGGGCAGGACCCGGAAGCTCGCACCTTTGACCGCATCGAAGTCCCAGGCATGTAGCGCAAAACCGATGCCCAGATCCTCGATGCGGAGAATATCACCTGCCGCCGTCATTGCGGACCGGACTTACGCCATGCCAGCATAATCAACCAAACGCCTTCCCCTTAAGTCAGGGGAGCCTAGCCGCTTTTCGGGTCTTATGGAAAGGGGCAAATCTCGGGCTTGAGCACATCCGCGCAGGCGAGGCTGCGGCGGAAGTCGTCATAATAGAGCGCCCACACCCCCGGGCCGCCCGCCCGATAGGGGCCGAACTTGAAATACTGGTTCTCGCCAAGGCCCTTGTCGTTGTGACCGATTCGCCCTTTGACGGTGACGATCCACTTGTCATTGGCGAAGATTTCGATCTGGCCGGTGCCTTCGGGGCCGGGCTTCGCATAGACGGCGAAGTCGACCCAGCCGGTGGCCGGGTCGGGCAGAGGATTGCCGCGATCGATCACCGTAATC
This genomic stretch from Nordella sp. HKS 07 harbors:
- a CDS encoding glycosyltransferase family protein, with translation MRRLEHARILMYSHDTFGLGHLRRCRTIAHSLVENYRGLSVLIISGSTIAGAFDYRVRVDFVKIPSIIKLHNGDYTSIDRHTDLHETLEMRESIIRHTAESFQPDLFIVDKEPLGLRGELEDTLSYLKTHGTTLVLGLREVMDAPHLLKAEWAKRDVLRKIGMFYDSIWVYGPEDFYDPLTGFDVSPAVRSRMHYVGFLQRYISLADVPMREVEGNYILATTGGGGDGADLIHNIFDAYHHDPSLTHKLLIVLGPFMPARKRRKLVKKGSAIPHVEIIEFDNRMENLIAGARAVVSMGGYNTFCEILSFDKPALIVPRVTPREEQLIRAKRAAELGVIDMLLPAEAEDPARLAQALKRLPDRAPPSHVTSKLKLDGLEKITDLVGEWLEPGSQKRLTVVESSN
- a CDS encoding ABC transporter permease yields the protein MNDATPLPPSGQPLRHYVSKAPFDPAYGEAMSDQQKKVFLASQWRLMWWKFKRHRLALISGIILTALYGMIIIAEFLAPYNLATRNMDNIYAPPQRVRLFHNGEFIGPFVYGRTMRLNMDNLRREYTDNKDDPQRLRFFCRGDTYKFWGLVESNLHLVCPAKDGEFFLLGTDRLGRDMLSRIIYGARISLTIGLLGVAVSFILGIVIGGIAGYKGGVVDLITQRIIEVLQSLPSIPLWMALAAIMPVTWSPLLVYFGITFILGLLDWTGLARAVRSKLLALREEDYVLAAQLMGAKGSRIIGRHLVPGFMSHLIASATISIPGMILGETALSFLGLGLRPPITSWGVLLQEATNINVVALYPWLMLPVLPVIIVILAFNFLGDGLRDAADPYK
- a CDS encoding ABC transporter permease, which gives rise to MARYIIWRIFMMVPTLAIISALVFTIIELPPGDYFESYVAELQAQGESVNAEEIEALRKEYGFDKPPIIRYFHWVGGMLTGDFGYSFEYQMPVTDVVGDRMWLTIMVSFITILFTWLIAFPIGIYSATHQYSWGDYGLTFLGLLGIAVPNFMMALVFMYLANVWFGTSIGHLMDPQFMSEPMSWAKFKSILEHLWIPVIIIGTAGTAGMVRRLRANLLDELQKQYVVTARAKGLHPFKALIKYPLRMALNFFIADIGSILPAIISGAEITAIVLSLETTGPLLIRALKSQDMYLAGSFLMFLAFLTVIGVLISDLALAVLDPRIRLQGGSTK
- a CDS encoding ABC transporter substrate-binding protein; translated protein: MILRILCCTLALLVGTPGAYAGYIEPDYLKEKVAKGELPPVEERLPTKPLLIEQLEPGKSPGQYGGEVRSLIGGQRNISQMTVSGYTRLLRYDDKLQLKPDVLESFDVEEGRIFTFHLRPGHKWSDGEPLTPEDFRYALEDVQLDEDLTKGLISNYLLVNGKPPKFEILDDLTVRYTWDAPNPDFLPQIAAPQALSMVMPAHYLKQFHKKYQSEDKLKELIKANKEKKWTGLHIGKARQYRPENPDLPTLDPWRNTTKPPAEQFVFERNPYFHRVDAEGRQLPYIDRFVLNVSSSSLIPAKTGAGEADLQGSNISFADYTFLKESEQSHPINVKLWESGRGSRVALYPNLNYEDEAWRKILQDVRFRRALSLAINRREINLAVFFGLGKPSADTVLPASPLFREEYAKAYTDFDPAAANKLLDEMGLDKRDSDGIRFLPDGRRAEIIIETAGEDTVETDVLELIVDHWDKIGIKLLVRTSQTDVLRSRIIGGKVMMAMASGLDNGIPTADMNPKALAPTSHEQLQWPQWGIFVESNGEKGTEADLPEARELYDLYKQWRQTADHAARAEIWHKMLALYTSQVFSIGIVNSTLQPIVASTKLRNVPDKAIYGFDPTAYFGVYGMDTFWFDEKGGS
- a CDS encoding ABC transporter ATP-binding protein, translating into MTAAGDILRIEDLGIGFALHAWDFDAVKGASFRVLPGKVTALVGESGSGKSVIAQTIMGILPRPGRIKQGRIIFSDPKKGKDTNLASLNVESEQYRHIRGGRISMIFQEPMTSLSPLHTIGDQVGEAYRIHFQATEKEVRERTEEMLGLVGFPDPKRAYGMYPFELSGGLRQRAMIAMALICRPALLIADEPTTALDVTIQAQILQLLKELQQKLNMAVLIITHDLGIVANIADEVVVIYRGEIMEAGTVTDIFENPQHPYLKALLAAVPHFNMTAGERLKALRDVPVNAGALLGGNGKRSGKKGGLLLSVRHLTKSFATRQSGWFGKGDAHEIRAVDNVSFDINQGECFGLVGESGCGKTTVSKIIMRAITPNQGSITFDAGEGPVDLLKAEGDQLKDIRRRIQMVFQDPFSSLSPRMRVQNILSEPLEIHNYGTASERRATVERLMQAVGLDPRYLSRYPHSFSGGQRQRIGIARALALGPDLLICDEPVSALDVSVQAQILNLLKDLQKELGLTYLFISHNLAVVDYMADRIAVMCRGRIVEVAPRETLFRNPVHPYTRALLAAVPYPDLGRPLDFKTLKLGGASDDSAWGKAFRDGGDGLDHRDLGGGHWILAQHGVENRELRP